A segment of the Streptococcus dysgalactiae subsp. dysgalactiae genome:
TTAGGAGTCGTTGAAGAGGGGACAAAAGATACTAGGACAGGTCAAAAAACAGGTTTAGACTATTTGAAATATTTGGGTGTCAAATATGTTCAGATGATGCCTTTATATGATTTTCAGACAGTTCCAGAACTAGATCAAAATGATCCTAAAAATAACAGTATCTCAACAGAATTTTCAGCTGATGATCAACAAAACTGGGGCTATGACCCTAAAAACTACAATGTGCCAGAAGGCTCTTATTCAACAAACCCAGCGGATCCTGTTAATCGCATCAAAGAATTAAAAGAGATGGTTCAAAAACTTCATGATGCGGGGATTAATGTGGTGATGGATGTGGTTTACAATCACCTCTATGATGGACAAAACAACCCATTTGAATACACTGTTCCAGGTTATTATTACGCCATTAATCATGATGGTAAAATGAATAATGACGTTGGTGTGGGAAATGCTATTCGTTCGAATTCAGAAATGATGCGTCAATATATTGTCAATTCTGTCGTTCATTGGATTAAAGAGTACGGTATGGATGGTTTCCGCTTTGATGCTATGAGTGATCTAGATGTCACTACCCTCAATGCTATCAGAAAAGCTATTAATAAAATTGATGGCAAGATTGTTACTTACGGTGAAGGCTGGGATAGTATGGGAAAATACCTTTACAAAGATGGTGACAAGCCAACAAGCGTTTCATATGCGAAGGAGACACCAGAAGTGGGGCATTTTGATTCCATAGGGCGAGATGCTATTGCGGGTTCTCACTATGATAACGGAAACCCTCCAGGCTTTGTAAACGAAACGAGTGAGTATAAAGATGTAAAAGTTTCTGTTTTAGCAGATAGTTTATTAGGAGGTCATCATAGAAGTTTCCAAGATGCTTCTCAACAGCTGAACTATATCGAAGTACATGATGGCAT
Coding sequences within it:
- a CDS encoding alpha-amylase family glycosyl hydrolase, with protein sequence MEMDVRDFTIDPHSGISDQNKGNFLGVVEEGTKDTRTGQKTGLDYLKYLGVKYVQMMPLYDFQTVPELDQNDPKNNSISTEFSADDQQNWGYDPKNYNVPEGSYSTNPADPVNRIKELKEMVQKLHDAGINVVMDVVYNHLYDGQNNPFEYTVPGYYYAINHDGKMNNDVGVGNAIRSNSEMMRQYIVNSVVHWIKEYGMDGFRFDAMSDLDVTTLNAIRKAINKIDGKIVTYGEGWDSMGKYLYKDGDKPTSVSYAKETPEVGHFDSIGRDAIAGSHYDNGNPPGFVNETSEYKDVKVSVLADSLLGGHHRSFQDASQQLNYIEVHDGMTLSNLLKHYNQTDKDNAIIHQNRAELATAMSGLSQGIHFFQHGQEFLREKAGAHNTYNAGDEKNKIDWELTSKNVDVVNFMKSLLTLRTNESLWHLKDYEAEIFKKMKITNAQKESGIITFELQEDNGDKYLVVFNNNTSSGDKSLTLGDTNSTNWYYGRQDNFTEFKNTDGNRGKINETNDFTNAYIVTTNSKNLYNKIGQMNGQKNHHYGSSFSDRSLYP